In Nostoc sp. CENA543, a single genomic region encodes these proteins:
- a CDS encoding NADP(H)-dependent aldo-keto reductase, with translation MQYNQLGNSDLNVSEICLGTMTYGRQNTLEEAHQQLDYAINQGVNFIDAAEMYPVPPSGETYGLTESYIGEWLKHQQRDKLIVATKIAGPGRGFKWLRGGAEGLDRNNIKQAIDDSLTRLQTDYIDLYQIHWPDRYVPRFGQTVFDPTQVKTTVPITEQLEVFADVIKAGKIRYVGLSNETPWGVVQFSQAAKKLGLPKVVSIQNAYNLLNRVFDGALAEAVYYENIPLLAYSPLGFGYLTGKYLNGKPEKTRVTLFENFGQRYLKPNVQEAVAAYVEIAKRHQLSPAQLAIAFVRSRWFVASTIIGATTLEQLKENIDSINVVLDKNILAEIDAVHTRYPNPAP, from the coding sequence ATGCAATATAATCAGTTAGGCAACAGTGACCTAAACGTTTCCGAAATTTGCCTTGGCACAATGACTTATGGGCGGCAAAATACTCTAGAAGAAGCCCATCAACAGCTAGATTATGCAATTAATCAAGGAGTTAATTTCATAGATGCGGCTGAAATGTATCCCGTACCACCCAGTGGAGAAACCTACGGCTTAACCGAAAGTTATATTGGGGAATGGTTAAAACATCAACAGCGAGATAAATTAATAGTTGCCACTAAAATTGCGGGGCCTGGTCGTGGGTTTAAATGGTTGCGTGGTGGTGCAGAAGGACTTGACCGAAACAATATCAAACAAGCAATAGATGATAGTCTTACAAGGTTACAAACAGACTATATTGATTTATATCAAATCCATTGGCCCGACCGCTATGTCCCTCGTTTTGGTCAAACCGTCTTTGACCCCACACAGGTCAAAACAACAGTTCCTATCACCGAACAACTGGAAGTTTTTGCTGATGTCATTAAAGCAGGTAAAATTCGCTATGTCGGACTAAGTAATGAAACCCCTTGGGGAGTTGTACAATTTAGTCAAGCAGCAAAAAAATTAGGATTACCTAAAGTTGTTTCCATCCAAAACGCTTACAACTTACTCAACCGAGTTTTTGATGGCGCACTAGCAGAGGCAGTTTATTACGAAAACATTCCTTTACTAGCTTATAGCCCTTTAGGATTTGGTTATTTAACTGGTAAATACCTCAACGGTAAACCAGAGAAAACAAGAGTGACTTTGTTTGAAAACTTTGGTCAGCGTTATTTAAAACCCAATGTACAGGAAGCTGTAGCAGCTTATGTAGAAATAGCTAAACGTCATCAATTAAGTCCAGCACAATTAGCTATAGCCTTCGTGCGGAGTCGCTGGTTTGTTGCTAGTACAATTATTGGTGCTACCACACTAGAACAACTCAAAGAAAATATAGACAGCATTAATGTCGTTCTTGATAAAAATATCTTGGCAGAAATAGACGCAGTGCATACTCGATATCCAAATCCTGCACCATAA
- a CDS encoding aryl-sulfate sulfotransferase translates to MTIATASVDQNTIRRRGTGLRAYNPDKVFKGFTLFTPLTSNGEVYLLNLEGDIVHQWNLPYPPGLYGYLLPNGNLFYNGKTPEIPPRFPLWGAFKGGVVLEVDPQGKIIWEYKHPDHHHDGRRLRNGNTILLAIEKIPQSLIPRIKGGVPGTEADGDIYADVLYEVTPGGEIVWTWHAYEHLDPDIFTITPQDQRHEWTHGNTVGELADGNIIVSFRNISTVAIIDRNTGEIIWTLGDDVLAQQHFPNELANGNILIFDNGTHRRHTALNYSRVIEVNRQTKEIVWEYADNPPHNFFSSYISGAQRLANGNTLITEGAFGRIFEVTVNGEIVWEYVNPHFAVRNIPGDNSAVARGEQNSVFRAFRYAPEEVPWL, encoded by the coding sequence ATGACGATCGCAACAGCATCAGTTGACCAAAATACTATTCGTCGCCGTGGTACTGGTTTAAGAGCATATAATCCTGACAAAGTGTTTAAAGGATTTACACTTTTTACCCCACTTACAAGTAATGGAGAAGTCTATCTCCTGAATCTGGAAGGGGATATTGTACATCAATGGAATCTACCCTATCCACCAGGTTTGTATGGCTATCTCTTACCCAACGGCAACCTTTTTTATAATGGTAAAACACCAGAAATTCCGCCACGTTTTCCTTTGTGGGGTGCATTTAAAGGTGGCGTTGTTTTAGAGGTAGATCCCCAGGGAAAGATTATTTGGGAGTATAAGCATCCAGATCATCATCACGATGGACGCAGACTTCGCAACGGCAACACTATTTTATTAGCTATTGAGAAGATACCTCAATCTTTGATTCCTCGCATCAAAGGTGGCGTACCTGGAACAGAAGCAGACGGTGATATCTATGCTGATGTGCTTTACGAAGTTACACCTGGCGGTGAAATTGTCTGGACTTGGCACGCTTACGAACATTTAGATCCAGATATTTTTACTATTACACCCCAAGACCAAAGACACGAATGGACACACGGTAATACTGTCGGTGAACTCGCTGACGGCAATATTATAGTCAGCTTCCGCAACATTTCTACTGTCGCAATTATCGATCGCAATACAGGAGAAATTATCTGGACGCTGGGAGATGATGTCCTAGCACAGCAGCACTTTCCTAACGAATTAGCTAACGGTAATATTCTGATTTTTGACAATGGCACACATCGTCGTCACACTGCACTCAATTATTCTCGTGTGATAGAAGTTAACCGTCAAACTAAAGAGATAGTTTGGGAGTATGCTGATAACCCACCCCACAACTTCTTCAGTTCCTATATATCCGGCGCACAACGTCTAGCGAATGGTAATACTTTAATTACAGAAGGTGCTTTCGGTCGGATATTTGAGGTGACAGTTAATGGTGAGATTGTCTGGGAATATGTCAATCCCCACTTTGCCGTGCGGAATATCCCTGGTGATAACTCAGCCGTAGCTCGTGGGGAACAAAATTCCGTCTTCCGTGCTTTTCGTTATGCGCCAGAAGAAGTTCCTTGGCTTTAG
- a CDS encoding glutathione S-transferase family protein — MSDIQIYSAVVCPYAHRSRLVLQEKGIDFDLIEINLQNKPEGFTDISPYGKVPAIVHGEHRVWESAVINEYLDEVFPNPPLLPSSAIAKAQARIWIDFANTRFVPAFSTLLRSPEVAQQEAAKQELYKHLEFIEHEGLRKLSGDGPYWFGESISLVDFTFYPWFERWPALKHYRGFGIPEEFTRLRQWKKALKQRDSVLAIANSKEFYIERYARFATPVAV; from the coding sequence ATGTCCGACATTCAGATATATAGCGCAGTCGTTTGTCCTTATGCTCACCGTTCGCGCTTGGTATTGCAAGAAAAAGGTATCGACTTTGATTTAATTGAAATTAACTTGCAAAACAAACCAGAGGGATTTACAGATATTTCTCCCTATGGAAAAGTGCCGGCAATTGTACATGGTGAGCATAGAGTCTGGGAATCGGCGGTAATTAACGAATATCTTGATGAAGTATTTCCAAATCCGCCGCTTTTACCTAGTAGTGCTATTGCTAAAGCTCAGGCTCGTATCTGGATTGATTTTGCTAATACTCGATTTGTTCCGGCTTTTTCTACTCTCTTGCGTAGTCCAGAAGTTGCACAACAAGAAGCTGCTAAACAAGAACTATACAAACATCTGGAATTTATCGAACATGAAGGTTTAAGAAAGTTATCAGGAGATGGCCCTTACTGGTTTGGTGAATCTATTAGTCTGGTAGATTTCACCTTTTATCCCTGGTTTGAGCGTTGGCCTGCACTGAAGCATTATCGAGGTTTTGGTATACCAGAAGAATTTACTCGTTTGCGTCAGTGGAAAAAAGCTCTGAAACAACGTGATTCAGTCTTAGCGATCGCTAACAGTAAAGAGTTCTACATAGAACGATATGCTAGATTTGCTACTCCTGTAGCTGTGTAA
- a CDS encoding aliphatic sulfonate ABC transporter substrate-binding protein produces MNQLIKTLKLQIKSWQRQPITRRHALFAFGYSLVLSTTIFSCSSPQNNTQQQADVPKSDVANQTNTNNINKVVRIVRSKQLTALAVLEQKRILEQRLEPLGYKVEWPEFAAGPQQLEALNTNALDIASTAESPPIFAQAAGTPLVYLAANSSDGKAVSLLVPANSTAKSVKDLKGKKIAFQKASIGHYLLVRAVEREGLKLSDIQSIFLPPPDANVAFSQGKVDAWFIWEPFVTRNVQQKVGKVLTDGGNGLRDTNNFFSTTRKFYQENPEVIKIFLEELQKAQNWSKNNPKELATLLAPITQLDAPTLEIMHSKYDFTLIPITEQIITKQQEVADKWYTLGLIPKKVNVRDGFLTPEQYTAITPQEVLAKK; encoded by the coding sequence ATGAATCAATTGATAAAAACTTTAAAACTTCAAATTAAATCATGGCAACGTCAACCTATTACTCGTCGTCATGCCTTATTTGCTTTTGGTTATAGCTTAGTATTATCTACCACAATATTTAGTTGCAGTAGTCCACAAAATAATACTCAGCAGCAAGCAGATGTACCAAAATCAGATGTTGCGAATCAAACTAATACTAATAATATTAATAAAGTAGTCAGAATCGTCCGTTCTAAACAACTGACAGCATTAGCAGTTCTAGAACAAAAACGCATATTAGAACAAAGATTAGAACCTTTAGGCTACAAGGTGGAGTGGCCTGAGTTTGCTGCTGGCCCTCAGCAATTAGAAGCCTTAAATACAAACGCGCTGGATATTGCTTCAACAGCAGAATCACCTCCTATTTTTGCCCAAGCCGCCGGGACACCTCTGGTTTATTTAGCGGCTAATTCTTCCGATGGGAAAGCAGTTTCACTTTTAGTTCCTGCTAACTCGACTGCTAAAAGTGTGAAAGATTTAAAAGGAAAAAAAATTGCCTTCCAAAAAGCATCTATTGGTCATTATCTCTTAGTGAGAGCCGTAGAGAGAGAAGGGTTAAAACTCAGTGATATACAGTCCATTTTCTTACCACCTCCAGATGCGAATGTAGCATTTAGCCAGGGAAAAGTTGATGCTTGGTTTATTTGGGAACCATTTGTGACTAGAAATGTTCAGCAGAAGGTAGGGAAAGTATTGACAGATGGTGGTAATGGTTTGCGAGATACTAATAACTTTTTCTCTACAACCCGTAAGTTTTATCAAGAAAATCCTGAAGTCATTAAGATTTTTCTAGAAGAACTGCAAAAAGCTCAGAATTGGTCTAAAAATAATCCTAAAGAACTAGCAACATTACTTGCTCCAATTACTCAACTTGATGCACCTACACTAGAGATTATGCACAGTAAGTATGACTTTACACTCATACCAATTACTGAGCAGATTATTACTAAACAGCAAGAAGTGGCTGATAAGTGGTACACCTTGGGACTGATACCCAAAAAAGTCAATGTTAGAGATGGTTTTTTAACACCAGAACAATATACTGCAATTACTCCTCAAGAAGTTTTAGCTAAAAAATAA
- a CDS encoding PhnD/SsuA/transferrin family substrate-binding protein encodes MQKNNIPKNLQITSYLSPNWFEFYQAIATYLSRCLQIDLHLQQSEYDPLVDPLLLQDQIDLAFICGLPLIRYSQTVPNQWQTLVAPVMQSSRYHNQPIYYADVIVNSQSDIHKFTDLADKIFCYNDSGSNSGYNLLCQRLTQEKSPQNFFSKTLQSGSHQHSIRWVIEGLADCAAIDSVVLEQELKDFPELSQYLRVVEVLGPSPMPPLAAAQHLGISLTQQIQLALLQPDEQLQKVMQQFGVRRFAPVQLEDYEILNQIYRDRSFLTLS; translated from the coding sequence ATGCAAAAAAATAACATTCCTAAAAATTTGCAAATCACGTCTTATTTATCTCCCAATTGGTTTGAATTTTATCAAGCGATCGCTACTTATTTAAGTCGTTGTTTACAAATAGATTTACACTTACAACAAAGTGAATATGACCCTTTAGTAGACCCCCTATTGTTGCAAGACCAAATAGACCTAGCTTTTATTTGTGGATTACCGCTAATTCGCTACAGTCAAACAGTTCCCAATCAATGGCAAACTCTGGTTGCACCTGTAATGCAATCATCGAGATATCATAATCAGCCCATTTATTATGCAGATGTAATTGTCAATTCCCAGAGTGATATTCATAAGTTTACAGATTTAGCAGACAAAATATTTTGTTATAACGACTCTGGTTCTAATAGCGGTTACAATTTACTTTGTCAGAGATTAACTCAAGAAAAAAGTCCTCAAAATTTCTTTAGCAAAACTCTCCAATCAGGCTCACATCAGCACTCAATTCGCTGGGTAATTGAGGGATTAGCAGATTGTGCTGCAATTGATAGTGTGGTACTCGAACAGGAATTAAAGGATTTTCCCGAACTATCACAGTATTTGCGTGTGGTGGAAGTGTTAGGGCCTTCACCGATGCCACCATTAGCAGCAGCACAACATCTGGGTATATCTTTAACTCAACAAATACAGTTGGCATTACTCCAACCAGATGAGCAACTGCAAAAAGTAATGCAACAATTTGGAGTCAGACGTTTTGCACCAGTGCAATTAGAGGACTATGAAATATTAAATCAAATTTATCGCGATCGCTCTTTTCTCACTTTGTCCTAA
- a CDS encoding tetratricopeptide repeat protein codes for MLKDAQGLIVTTDSTQAIAAINRFSDQMLAYGKDAETAILEAIAADPTCALAHAYAAAYYLTQENRKAWQQALPYLQTAQQNCAKITKREYLYVQAISAWANQEIDVAIALHEQITDQFPRDLISVQQGQYHYFYTGNKDKLCKIAQKVLPSNPENHYLYGMVAFGLEQCHQLNAAEKIARQAIALNRYDAWAHHAIAHVMETQGRVDEGIAWMENFADTWENCNSMLYTHNWWHIALYYLDLKNYQKVLQLYDQHIWQRANKQSPKDQVGAISLLLRLELRGVNVGDRWQGISPYLYSRIDEHALPFQDLHYVYALTRAGHDDWVHQMLVSMQHHTFSINPFLRRSWLEVAIPAARGMFAHAKGDFRTTIAELQPVLSRLHEIGGSHAQRVLFRQIYQDALLTVQKESWVYAVS; via the coding sequence ATGCTTAAAGATGCACAGGGATTAATAGTTACGACAGATTCAACCCAAGCGATCGCCGCCATTAACCGTTTTAGCGATCAGATGTTGGCCTATGGTAAAGATGCAGAAACAGCAATTTTAGAAGCAATTGCGGCAGATCCCACTTGTGCATTAGCCCATGCTTATGCGGCGGCTTATTATCTCACCCAAGAAAACCGCAAAGCTTGGCAGCAAGCTCTACCATATCTGCAAACAGCACAACAAAATTGCGCCAAAATTACTAAAAGAGAATATTTATATGTGCAAGCTATTTCAGCTTGGGCAAATCAAGAAATTGATGTCGCGATCGCCTTACATGAACAAATTACTGATCAGTTTCCTCGTGATTTGATTTCCGTACAGCAGGGACAGTATCACTATTTTTACACTGGCAACAAAGATAAATTATGCAAAATTGCCCAGAAAGTTTTACCAAGCAATCCTGAGAATCATTATTTATACGGTATGGTGGCGTTTGGTTTAGAACAATGTCATCAACTCAATGCCGCAGAAAAGATAGCACGTCAGGCGATCGCGTTAAATCGATATGATGCTTGGGCGCATCATGCTATTGCTCATGTGATGGAAACTCAAGGAAGAGTCGATGAGGGGATAGCTTGGATGGAGAATTTTGCAGATACCTGGGAAAATTGCAACTCCATGCTCTACACCCACAACTGGTGGCACATCGCACTGTATTATTTAGATTTAAAAAATTACCAAAAAGTTCTGCAACTTTACGATCAGCACATTTGGCAGCGTGCTAATAAACAATCTCCTAAAGACCAAGTGGGGGCAATTTCATTATTATTGCGGCTAGAGTTGCGTGGTGTGAATGTGGGCGATCGCTGGCAAGGTATCAGTCCTTATCTTTACAGCCGCATTGATGAACACGCTTTACCATTTCAAGATTTGCATTATGTCTATGCTCTTACCAGAGCCGGACATGATGATTGGGTGCATCAAATGCTTGTGAGTATGCAGCATCACACTTTCAGTATTAATCCTTTCTTACGTCGGAGTTGGTTGGAAGTAGCAATTCCTGCCGCTAGAGGAATGTTTGCTCACGCCAAGGGCGATTTTCGCACAACTATTGCAGAATTACAGCCGGTTTTATCAAGGTTGCATGAAATTGGCGGGAGTCATGCACAGCGAGTTTTATTTCGGCAGATTTATCAAGATGCTCTATTAACAGTACAAAAGGAGAGTTGGGTTTATGCAGTTTCTTGA
- the ssuD gene encoding FMNH2-dependent alkanesulfonate monooxygenase, whose amino-acid sequence MQLLWFIPTHGEGRYLGTAIGGRVVNFDYWRQIAQAVDHLGFAGALLPTGRSCEDAWILASTLVTHTKQMKFLVAIRPGLMSPGVAARMAATFDRISGGRLLINVVTGGDPVELAGDGLHLSHDDRYKLTDEFLGVWREIAAGETANFQGDYLNIQDGKLLFPTVQKPYPPLWFGGSSPIAQEIAAKHVDVYLTWGEPPAQVAQKIANVRRLAAEQERTLRFGIRLHVIVRETESQAWDAANDLIRYVDDAAIAKAQKAYARMDSEGQRRMTTLHNGSREALEISPNLWAGVGLVRGGAGTALVGDPDTVAQRMLEYQELGIDTFIFSGYPHLEEAYRVAELLFPRLPLQHQPTLEPQLLSPFGEVVANQEFPDQLTKTRTIATVD is encoded by the coding sequence ATGCAGCTACTTTGGTTTATTCCGACTCACGGTGAAGGACGCTATTTAGGTACTGCCATAGGGGGGCGAGTAGTCAACTTTGATTACTGGCGACAGATTGCTCAAGCAGTGGATCACTTAGGTTTTGCTGGAGCATTATTGCCTACAGGACGTTCTTGTGAAGATGCTTGGATTTTGGCATCAACTTTAGTGACGCATACCAAACAGATGAAGTTTTTGGTAGCCATACGTCCAGGTTTGATGTCACCAGGAGTAGCAGCCAGGATGGCGGCAACATTTGATCGCATTTCCGGTGGGAGGTTATTAATTAACGTGGTGACTGGGGGCGATCCAGTAGAATTGGCTGGAGATGGATTGCATCTGTCCCATGACGATCGCTACAAACTCACAGATGAATTTTTAGGAGTGTGGCGAGAAATTGCCGCCGGAGAAACAGCCAATTTCCAAGGAGATTATCTAAATATTCAAGATGGTAAGCTGTTATTTCCCACAGTCCAGAAACCTTATCCACCTTTGTGGTTCGGTGGTTCTTCTCCCATAGCTCAAGAAATTGCTGCCAAACACGTAGATGTGTATTTAACTTGGGGTGAACCACCAGCGCAAGTTGCCCAAAAGATAGCTAATGTACGCCGATTAGCCGCAGAGCAAGAGAGAACATTACGCTTTGGGATTCGTCTCCACGTAATTGTGCGGGAGACGGAAAGCCAAGCTTGGGATGCAGCTAACGACTTAATTCGCTATGTGGATGATGCGGCGATCGCCAAAGCCCAAAAAGCTTACGCACGGATGGATTCCGAAGGACAACGCCGGATGACTACACTACACAACGGCTCTCGCGAAGCCCTAGAGATCAGCCCCAACCTATGGGCGGGAGTTGGTTTAGTGCGTGGTGGTGCGGGAACTGCCTTAGTAGGTGATCCTGATACTGTGGCGCAGAGAATGTTGGAATATCAAGAATTAGGTATCGATACCTTCATCTTCTCCGGCTATCCCCACCTAGAAGAAGCTTACCGAGTAGCAGAATTACTTTTCCCACGTTTGCCCTTACAGCATCAACCAACCTTAGAACCGCAACTATTAAGCCCCTTTGGTGAAGTTGTAGCCAACCAAGAATTCCCCGATCAACTAACCAAAACTCGGACAATTGCCACTGTAGATTAA
- the ssuE gene encoding NADPH-dependent FMN reductase — protein sequence MTHILAIAGSPSHPSRTYAILEHAAKTLSQPGIDIDIISVRDIPAEDLAYGRYDSAALQKPKALIEKASGIIIATPIYKAAYTGVLKAFLDLLPQKAFVGKVILPIATGGTIAHLLSVEYALKPVLSELGARHILSTVYAVDKQIQILTDGSVQIDEEINQRLQDVLKEFALAVDYSQNQTKQLAHSN from the coding sequence ATGACACATATATTAGCGATCGCCGGCAGTCCCTCTCATCCTTCCAGAACTTACGCTATTCTAGAACACGCTGCCAAAACTTTATCACAGCCAGGTATAGATATAGATATCATCTCAGTTCGAGATATACCAGCCGAAGACTTAGCCTATGGACGCTATGATAGTGCTGCATTACAAAAACCCAAAGCTTTAATAGAAAAAGCCAGTGGTATCATTATTGCTACTCCCATTTACAAAGCAGCTTACACAGGTGTCCTGAAAGCATTTTTAGACTTATTACCCCAGAAAGCCTTCGTAGGCAAAGTCATACTACCAATAGCAACAGGTGGGACAATTGCCCATTTATTATCAGTTGAGTATGCCCTAAAACCTGTGTTATCTGAATTAGGCGCACGACATATATTAAGCACAGTATACGCAGTTGATAAGCAAATTCAAATTCTCACTGATGGTAGTGTACAAATTGATGAAGAAATCAACCAAAGATTGCAAGATGTCCTGAAAGAGTTTGCTCTTGCAGTGGATTATTCCCAGAATCAAACTAAACAATTAGCCCACAGTAACTAA
- a CDS encoding ABC transporter permease, with protein MRTTRNRTLNLGQSPLSASEKKPQNSDSQNIQSKWGKSILQLAIQLTPLAVILLVWEVGTGAFNIPQFIEPALVGKPSAIVLEVWDLLSSGSVFQHIFVTFQEAMTGLVLAMIGGISLGIVLAYSPSGARIALPYVQIFNSLPRIALAPFFIVWFGIGLLSKVLLAALAAFFPIFFTTYQGLQSIERELVAAFQVMGANRWQMLHMVVLPSVLSWVIAGIRTSLGMALVGALVAEYIGSTQGLGYLLMAAQGTLNVDKAWAILVILAFISVLLDWGVRVLEAYVLRWRPNPREL; from the coding sequence ATGAGAACTACCCGCAATCGCACCTTAAACCTTGGACAATCTCCTCTCTCTGCTAGTGAGAAAAAACCCCAAAATTCCGATTCTCAGAACATTCAAAGTAAATGGGGAAAAAGCATACTCCAACTAGCAATCCAGCTAACACCTCTAGCTGTGATTCTGCTGGTGTGGGAAGTCGGTACAGGGGCGTTTAATATTCCTCAGTTTATTGAACCTGCACTGGTGGGGAAACCGAGTGCGATCGTCCTAGAGGTATGGGATTTATTATCTAGCGGTAGTGTATTTCAACATATTTTTGTCACCTTTCAAGAGGCAATGACTGGGTTAGTCTTAGCAATGATTGGCGGTATTAGCTTGGGAATTGTTCTGGCTTATTCCCCATCAGGTGCAAGGATAGCTCTTCCTTATGTGCAGATATTTAATTCTTTACCTCGTATTGCTTTAGCTCCCTTCTTTATTGTCTGGTTTGGGATTGGATTACTCTCCAAAGTCTTGCTAGCTGCTTTAGCCGCTTTTTTCCCTATATTTTTTACCACTTATCAGGGACTCCAAAGTATTGAACGCGAGTTAGTTGCAGCTTTTCAAGTTATGGGTGCGAATCGCTGGCAGATGTTGCATATGGTTGTACTACCTTCGGTTCTGAGTTGGGTAATAGCTGGGATTCGCACGAGTTTGGGTATGGCTTTAGTCGGAGCTTTGGTAGCTGAATATATTGGTTCAACCCAGGGTTTAGGTTATCTATTGATGGCAGCACAGGGAACTTTAAACGTTGATAAAGCCTGGGCAATATTGGTAATTTTGGCATTTATCAGTGTTTTACTAGATTGGGGAGTACGCGTTTTAGAAGCCTACGTTTTGCGCTGGCGACCAAATCCTAGAGAACTTTAG
- a CDS encoding ABC transporter ATP-binding protein, with amino-acid sequence MSTPMIDTQNLSIAYWSKNKRIEALQNVSLSINAGEFVSLIGPSGCGKSTLLNVIAGLVSPGTEVNGSFNTSGIKEIGYLFQKQTLLPWRTVIDNVTAPLEIRGLPKTEGRKKALALLEKYGLSGFEQSFPRELSGGMQQRVLLIRTLIYEPDVVLLDEPLSSLDAQTRALLQDEFLRLWRDTGCTFILVTHDLDEAIALSERVFLLSARPGKIVKEFQIDLPKERSAIAIRTDPRFQQIQREMWSELTTQVLQQQDRGFALFKS; translated from the coding sequence ATGTCAACCCCGATGATTGATACCCAAAATCTCAGTATTGCTTATTGGAGTAAGAATAAGCGGATTGAGGCATTACAGAATGTGAGCTTAAGCATTAATGCTGGCGAATTTGTCAGCTTAATTGGCCCTAGTGGCTGCGGCAAAAGTACATTACTGAATGTGATTGCAGGGTTAGTTAGTCCTGGTACAGAGGTGAATGGTAGTTTTAATACGAGTGGGATTAAAGAAATTGGCTATTTGTTTCAAAAGCAAACTTTACTACCCTGGCGTACAGTCATAGATAACGTCACTGCACCTTTAGAAATTCGTGGTTTACCCAAAACTGAAGGCAGAAAAAAAGCCTTAGCATTGCTAGAAAAATATGGTTTGTCGGGGTTTGAGCAGAGTTTTCCCAGAGAACTTTCGGGAGGAATGCAGCAGCGTGTGTTGCTGATTCGGACGCTGATTTATGAACCAGATGTAGTGTTACTTGATGAGCCTTTGAGTAGTTTAGATGCTCAAACACGCGCTCTGTTACAGGATGAATTTCTGCGATTATGGCGTGATACGGGATGCACTTTTATCTTAGTAACTCATGACTTAGATGAAGCGATCGCGCTTTCTGAGCGAGTATTTTTATTGAGTGCGCGTCCTGGCAAAATTGTCAAGGAATTTCAGATTGATTTACCCAAAGAACGATCCGCGATCGCTATTCGTACAGATCCCAGATTTCAACAAATTCAGCGTGAGATGTGGTCAGAATTGACGACACAGGTATTACAACAGCAAGACCGAGGATTTGCACTTTTTAAAAGTTAA
- a CDS encoding ABC transporter substrate-binding protein yields MHTRREFLKYASLGATTALATTAWDSITQPAASQGTISVKLGAVSGINSIDVWIPEDLGYFDAAGLNAQVITFQSGAKMRDALIAGEIDFAAQAPLHVYLSRLRGVPLNIVANRRNLVDTSLVVRSDLRSQIKSVNDLKGRKVSAGEIGTWSWAVFVTYLRQHGLSDKDVEYVQSTTASTYTLLKTRQVDAAIAGAPDLHRLIKEGTVFQLLNGLDPNVHKKYFGANEAMTRAWLSHDRVTSQKPEAVKRLVTVVNRTFTYMHQTPPEQILKVVGKRFDRTNLDAILTGLRTELKRSVPRNASISQAAYLADQRVFVNTGIIKKVVPYSQGVFDKFAGRRA; encoded by the coding sequence ATGCACACACGTAGAGAATTCTTGAAATATGCGTCTTTAGGAGCTACGACTGCTCTAGCAACAACAGCTTGGGATAGCATCACTCAGCCTGCTGCTAGCCAAGGAACTATCAGCGTCAAACTAGGAGCAGTAAGCGGGATTAATTCCATTGACGTTTGGATTCCCGAAGACTTGGGTTATTTTGATGCGGCTGGCTTGAATGCTCAAGTAATTACTTTTCAAAGTGGTGCGAAGATGCGCGATGCGTTGATTGCAGGAGAAATTGATTTTGCGGCTCAAGCACCTTTACACGTCTACTTATCGCGGCTCAGAGGAGTGCCTCTAAATATTGTCGCTAACCGTCGTAATCTAGTTGATACTTCCTTAGTAGTACGTTCTGATTTGCGTTCTCAAATTAAGAGTGTTAATGACCTGAAGGGAAGAAAGGTTTCAGCTGGAGAAATTGGTACTTGGAGTTGGGCTGTGTTTGTCACATACCTGCGTCAACATGGTTTGAGCGACAAAGATGTCGAATATGTTCAAAGTACGACGGCTTCTACTTATACACTGTTGAAAACTCGTCAGGTGGATGCAGCGATCGCAGGTGCGCCTGACCTACACAGACTAATCAAAGAAGGAACGGTTTTTCAACTGCTGAATGGTTTAGATCCAAACGTGCATAAGAAATATTTTGGAGCTAATGAGGCGATGACGCGTGCTTGGCTCAGTCACGACAGAGTGACATCCCAAAAGCCGGAAGCCGTGAAAAGATTGGTTACAGTCGTCAATCGGACTTTCACTTATATGCACCAAACCCCACCGGAACAAATCTTGAAAGTGGTAGGTAAACGTTTTGATCGTACTAATTTAGATGCTATTCTCACAGGTCTGCGGACGGAACTCAAGCGTTCTGTTCCTCGCAATGCTTCTATTAGTCAAGCAGCATATCTTGCAGACCAAAGAGTATTTGTAAATACGGGAATTATTAAGAAAGTAGTTCCTTATTCTCAAGGTGTATTTGATAAGTTTGCAGGACGTAGAGCCTAG